In Erigeron canadensis isolate Cc75 chromosome 1, C_canadensis_v1, whole genome shotgun sequence, a single window of DNA contains:
- the LOC122585522 gene encoding pectinesterase inhibitor 10-like, producing the protein MEGSGFVNSLAHNTLLIPLFFIFTLTLVSAMEKTSTEFIRTSCGMTVYPTLCFNSLSARAGEIQTSPKLLAQIALSVTLDTTISTSSSMVKLAKMHGMTSREVSAMKDCIELLSDSVYELKNSLEELNRPGSKDHKLVMSDIQTWVSSAMTDEDTCCEGFANDPKMKNVVRGKILNAANLTSNALAFINNYASLHE; encoded by the coding sequence ATGGAAGGTTCAGGTTTTGTCAATTCTCTAGCACATAATACTCTCCTAATTCCACTTTTCTTCATTTTTACTCTCACTCTAGTTTCCGCCATGGAGAAAACTAGCACTGAATTCATCAGAACGTCATGCGGTATGACGGTTTACCCTACTCTCTGCTTCAATTCACTGTCGGCTCGAGCAGGTGAAATCCAAACCAGCCCTAAACTACTAGCCCAAATAGCTCTATCAGTTACCCTTGACACCACCATTTCCACCTCATCATCAATGGTAAAATTGGCGAAAATGCATGGCATGACTTCTCGGGAGGTTTCTGCTATGAAAGATTGCATTGAGTTATTAAGTGATTCAGTGTATGAATTGAAAAATTCACTTGAGGAGTTGAACCGGCCGGGTTCCAAAGATCACAAGCTAGTCATGAGCGACATACAAACGTGGGTTAGTTCAGCTATGACGGATGAAGATACGTGCTGTGAAGGGTTTGCAAATGacccaaaaatgaaaaatgtggTGAGAGGAAAGATTCTGAATGCTGCAAACTTAACTAGCAATGCTTTGGCTTTTATCAATAATTATGCTTCTCTGCATGAGTAG